The Rubrobacter tropicus nucleotide sequence AAGCCGCCGAACGGGCCTGATCTAAGCCCCACCGGACGACACGACCTCTTCGAGGATCGAACGCACGGTGCGCTCCTCGTAGTCCTCCGAAACCCAGCCGCGCTCGACGACCAGGTGCTGCCAGCCTTCGAGGTGGCCGCGGGCCCAGACCCAATCGGCCGCCGTCTCGATAGTCCAGCCGTCGGCGAGCCGGCCGTCCCGCTCAACCCTCTCGACGGCGGCGCGGAAGACGTCCCGCAGGCTGCCCATCCGGTCCCGCCAGGCCGCCCCGCCCTCCTCGCCCGTGATCTCGGCCGCCTCAAGCGCCCGCGCCACCGGAAGTATCTCCGGCACGTAGCCCAACCACGCCCGTAACAACGCCTCCAACCCCTCCACGGGCGGCAACGCCCCGCAGGCCGCGATCCTCTCTTTGAAGCCGCTCGCCGCGTCGTGGTGGCGCGCCATCGCCGCCAACAACCCGGCCCGGTTCTCGAAGTGGAAGTACACGAGCTGCCGCGAAACCCCCGCCCCGGCGGCGATGTCCGCAATCCTCACCGCCCTCGTGGTCCCACGCTCCCCAACCAGCCCCCACGCAACCTCCAGAATGCGCGAGCGCGTGTCCGTCCCCGCGGTAGTCACCAAGACACCCCTTTACTTGACACGTGTCAAATCGTCGGTTATTGTACCCGCATCTACTTTGACACGTGTCAAACAAAACCTCTGGGAAGGAGGAAGGATGAAGGGCACGGTTTCCGGTGGGTGGGGCCGGGTTGGCGTCTCGCGGGGCCCGTACCCCGATGTCGAGGTACGCGACGTTCCGCTGACGGATTTCGTGTTGTCGCGGGCGGAGGAGCTGGGTCGAAAGTCTGCCTTTGTGGACGGTCCGAGCGGCCGGGTCCTGACCTACGCCGGGCTGGCAGATGCTGCCGGGCGGGCCGCTGCCGGGCTCGCCGAGCGCGGCTTCGGGAAGGGCGACGTGCTCGCCATCCACGCTCCCAACATGCCCGAGTACGCCGTCGCGGTCCATGCGGCGGCTTCCCTCGGCGGGGTCGTTACGACGTCGAACCCGCTCAACACGGCGGGCGAGCTCGCCCGGCAGTTGTACGACTCTGGCGCGGGGTGGCTGCTGACCGCGCCGCCGTTCCTAGCGGCGGCGCGCGAGGCGGCGGGGCTGGCGGGCGTGCGCGAGATCTTCGTTTTCGGAGAAGCGGAGGGGGCGACGCCATTTTCGGCGCTGCTGAAGGGAGAAGGGGGGCCGCCGGAGGTCGAGGTGGACCCGGCAGAAGACCCGGTCTTCCTGCCGTACTCTAGCGGGACGACGGGGATACCCAAGGGGGTGATGCTCACGCACCGAAACGTGGTGGCGAACATCGCGCAGGTCACGGCGCCGGGGTTGGACGTCTTCCGGGAGGACGACACGGTGCTCGCCTCGCCGTTCTTTCACATCTCCGGGCTCGGGCCCGTGATGAACGCCAACCTGCGCGTCGGGGCGACGGTGGTGACGATGCCGGGTTTCGATCTTGGGGCGTTCCTCCAGACGATCCAGGACCATCGGGTGACAGTGGTGTGGGCCGTCCCGCCGATCGTGCTCGCCCTGGCGCGGCATCCGATCGTGGAGGGCTACGACCTCTCGTCTTTGCGTCTGGTTTTCTCCAGCGCGGCGCCGCTGGGCGACACGTTGGCGCGGGAGTGCGCCGAAAGGCTCGGATGCCGGGTCAGGAACGGCTACGGCACCACAGAGACCAGCCCGGCGCTCTGCGTGACGCCGGCCGACGCCTCCCTGGCGAAAGCGGGGGCCATCGGGCCCCCGATCCCCAACACCGGGTGCGAGATCGTGGACGTCCGAAGCGGCGCCCCGCTCGGCCCGAACGAGCCGGGCGAGGTGCTGGTGCGAGGCCCGCAGGTCATGAAGGGTTACCTGAACCGTCCGGGGGCGACCGCGGCGGCATTCGCCGAAGACGGCTGGCTGCGCACGGGGGATCTCGGGTACCTGGACGAAGATGGGTACCTTTACCTCGTGGACCGGCTGAAGGAGATGATCAAACACGGGGGCACGCAGGTCGCCCCCGCCGAGCTGGAGGCGGTCCTCATCTCCCACCCTGAGGTGGACGACGCCGCCGTGGTCGGCCTTCCCGACGAAGAAGCGGGGGAAGTCCCGAAGGCCTTCGTCGTGACGAGCGGTGAGGCGGACGCGGACGAGCTCAAGGCCTTCGTGGCCGGGCGCGTCGCCCCGCACAAGAAAATACACGAGGTCGAGTTCGTCGGGGAGATACCCAGAACCGTGACGGGCAAGATACTGCGGCGGGCGCTCGTCGAGGGGGAGCGAGGGGGGCGGCAAGCGTCTCCGCTTCGGGGGTAAACGGACGCCGCCCGGGAAAGCCCAACCGCACAGAAGGGGCGCTGAGTAAGAAATACTCACCTTTCGCCTCTTCCCGTGACAGAGTAATTCTTCCGATGCCCGCCGGGATAGCGTTTATTCGCAACCCGCGAAGGCGCCGGGCCAAGGAGGTATCGGGATGCGCGTTTTGGCGGCGAGGTCGCGGTCCACCCCATCGAGTTCGGCCGGATCACGCGCGGCCGCGTAGTGCGCGAGTGGCAGGTGGTCCAGGAAGGGCGGCTCTTGCGGGTCCTTGTGGTCCCGCGCCGCGTCGAGGCCCGTGAGGCGGAGGGCGAAGAGCGAGAGCGCATCTGGAAGCGGGCAAACCTCGCCGTTATTGGCGTTACCCACGGGTGGAGCCGGGTTGACGGGCGAGGAGTGGTGCTACTGTAGAGGA carries:
- a CDS encoding AMP-binding protein, which translates into the protein MKGTVSGGWGRVGVSRGPYPDVEVRDVPLTDFVLSRAEELGRKSAFVDGPSGRVLTYAGLADAAGRAAAGLAERGFGKGDVLAIHAPNMPEYAVAVHAAASLGGVVTTSNPLNTAGELARQLYDSGAGWLLTAPPFLAAAREAAGLAGVREIFVFGEAEGATPFSALLKGEGGPPEVEVDPAEDPVFLPYSSGTTGIPKGVMLTHRNVVANIAQVTAPGLDVFREDDTVLASPFFHISGLGPVMNANLRVGATVVTMPGFDLGAFLQTIQDHRVTVVWAVPPIVLALARHPIVEGYDLSSLRLVFSSAAPLGDTLARECAERLGCRVRNGYGTTETSPALCVTPADASLAKAGAIGPPIPNTGCEIVDVRSGAPLGPNEPGEVLVRGPQVMKGYLNRPGATAAAFAEDGWLRTGDLGYLDEDGYLYLVDRLKEMIKHGGTQVAPAELEAVLISHPEVDDAAVVGLPDEEAGEVPKAFVVTSGEADADELKAFVAGRVAPHKKIHEVEFVGEIPRTVTGKILRRALVEGERGGRQASPLRG
- a CDS encoding TetR/AcrR family transcriptional regulator, whose product is MTTAGTDTRSRILEVAWGLVGERGTTRAVRIADIAAGAGVSRQLVYFHFENRAGLLAAMARHHDAASGFKERIAACGALPPVEGLEALLRAWLGYVPEILPVARALEAAEITGEEGGAAWRDRMGSLRDVFRAAVERVERDGRLADGWTIETAADWVWARGHLEGWQHLVVERGWVSEDYEERTVRSILEEVVSSGGA